A genomic window from Parvularcula sp. LCG005 includes:
- a CDS encoding IS5 family transposase (programmed frameshift) gives MSKLFWLNDEQWASIEPFMPRNQPGARRVDDRRVISGIIHVLKTGCRWVDCPQEYGPHTTVYNRFNRWSRKRFWTGMLEALAAAGAVTTSTSIDSTYVKAQRSAFGGKGGPNAQGIGPSRGGQTSKIHILTDVNGRPFALNLTPGNVSDVRATELFSNSLQGAKHLIADKGYDANAFRKAMRDQGTRPVIAGRSNRKRKITYDKTRYRDRHLVENAFCHLKDFRRIATRYDKLGRNFISAIAIATLVAFWL, from the exons ATGAGCAAGCTGTTTTGGCTGAACGATGAGCAGTGGGCGTCGATCGAACCTTTCATGCCGAGGAACCAGCCTGGTGCCCGGCGCGTCGATGATCGGCGGGTGATCTCGGGCATCATCCATGTCCTCAAGACGGGGTGCCGTTGGGTCGATTGTCCGCAGGAGTACGGGCCGCACACCACGGTCTACAATCGCTTCAATCGTTGGTCCCGCAAGCGCTTCTGGACAGGAATGCTCGAGGCGTTGGCCGCTGCAGGCGCGGTCACGACAAGCACGTCGATCGACAGCACTTATGTGAAGGCGCAACGCTCCGCGTTCGGCGGTAAAGGGGGGC CGAATGCGCAAGGGATCGGCCCCTCGCGTGGTGGTCAGACCAGCAAAATCCACATCCTCACCGACGTGAACGGGCGACCATTCGCGCTTAACCTCACGCCCGGCAATGTCAGTGATGTTCGGGCCACTGAGCTGTTCTCGAACAGCCTGCAAGGCGCGAAGCACCTCATTGCTGATAAAGGCTATGATGCGAACGCTTTTCGCAAAGCCATGCGTGACCAAGGGACGAGGCCCGTCATCGCCGGCAGGTCCAACCGTAAGCGGAAGATCACCTACGACAAGACACGATACAGAGATCGGCACCTGGTCGAGAACGCCTTCTGTCACCTCAAGGATTTCCGCCGGATCGCGACGCGTTACGATAAGCTGGGTCGAAATTTCATTTCTGCCATTGCCATCGCCACGCTCGTGGCATTCTGGTTATGA
- a CDS encoding cupin domain-containing protein, translating into MTSASDIIAALDLAPHPEGGFYRETFRDSRQVDGRSVATAILFLLPRGVRSHWHRIDATEIWLFHAGAPLVLEIAESAQRLSVQIGADAMAGQTPQGVVPAGAWQSAQSTGDWTLVSCTVAPAFEFDHFEMAPKGWSPDRD; encoded by the coding sequence ATGACCAGCGCCTCGGATATCATTGCCGCCCTTGATCTTGCTCCGCATCCGGAAGGTGGCTTCTACAGGGAGACGTTTCGGGATTCGCGTCAGGTCGACGGTCGGTCCGTGGCGACAGCCATCCTTTTCCTCCTGCCGCGCGGGGTCCGATCGCACTGGCACCGTATCGATGCGACTGAAATCTGGCTCTTCCATGCCGGGGCGCCACTTGTTCTTGAAATTGCAGAGTCAGCCCAACGCCTGTCCGTGCAAATTGGCGCGGATGCCATGGCGGGCCAGACCCCGCAGGGCGTGGTACCCGCCGGTGCCTGGCAGTCGGCCCAGTCGACGGGCGACTGGACCCTGGTCAGCTGTACCGTCGCCCCAGCCTTTGAATTCGATCATTTTGAAATGGCGCCAAAGGGCTGGAGCCCCGATCGGGACTAG
- a CDS encoding polysaccharide deacetylase family protein, with translation MHRSALAVFLGVVLSACSGAAPTATTEPALPEKRLALSFDDAPMSDGPILTGDERTDALITTLADREAPPAVFFVTTQGLGRDNGRARIERYVDAGHLLANHSHSHQGASSTDPAIYIADIDEAERQLAGFGNRRAWYRFPFLDEGRPLERRDLYRSALAERGLTNGYVTMDTYDWYLNDKWRRALAAGQMVDEAALKSVYLDMLMASVEYYDELAAESLGESPAHIILLHANDLNAHFIGDFIDRVRSEGWTLVSPDEVYADPIATQTPQTLITNQGHVAALAIDGGRSPIGMTHLGIEEDQIDALIETRQVFGER, from the coding sequence ATGCACCGTTCCGCTCTCGCCGTTTTTCTCGGTGTCGTTCTTTCCGCCTGCAGCGGTGCTGCGCCGACCGCGACGACAGAACCCGCTCTGCCGGAGAAGCGTCTGGCCCTGTCCTTTGATGATGCGCCGATGAGTGATGGGCCGATACTGACCGGTGATGAACGGACGGATGCGCTGATTACCACTCTTGCCGATCGCGAGGCACCGCCCGCCGTCTTCTTCGTCACGACTCAAGGTCTGGGCAGAGACAATGGGCGTGCACGGATTGAACGATATGTCGATGCCGGGCATCTGCTCGCCAACCATTCGCACAGTCATCAGGGGGCGAGCAGCACCGACCCCGCGATCTACATTGCCGATATCGACGAGGCTGAGCGTCAGCTGGCGGGCTTTGGCAATCGTCGCGCCTGGTATCGGTTCCCTTTTCTTGACGAAGGACGGCCGCTGGAACGGCGCGATCTTTACCGCTCGGCCCTTGCGGAACGTGGGCTGACGAATGGCTATGTGACGATGGACACCTACGACTGGTACCTGAACGACAAATGGCGTCGCGCGCTTGCCGCCGGGCAGATGGTCGATGAAGCGGCTCTCAAATCGGTCTATCTCGATATGCTCATGGCCAGCGTTGAGTATTATGACGAGCTGGCTGCGGAGTCGCTGGGGGAGAGTCCCGCTCACATCATCCTTTTGCATGCCAATGATCTTAACGCGCATTTTATCGGCGACTTTATTGATCGTGTCCGCTCGGAAGGTTGGACCCTTGTCAGCCCCGATGAGGTCTATGCCGACCCGATCGCGACGCAAACGCCCCAGACCTTGATCACAAATCAGGGACATGTGGCGGCGCTCGCCATTGACGGTGGCCGTTCACCCATCGGCATGACCCATTTAGGGATCGAAGAAGATCAGATTGACGCACTGATTGAGACTCGGCAGGTCTTTGGCGAAAGGTAA
- a CDS encoding PEP-CTERM sorting domain-containing protein (PEP-CTERM proteins occur, often in large numbers, in the proteomes of bacteria that also encode an exosortase, a predicted intramembrane cysteine proteinase. The presence of a PEP-CTERM domain at a protein's C-terminus predicts cleavage within the sorting domain, followed by covalent anchoring to some some component of the (usually Gram-negative) cell surface. Many PEP-CTERM proteins exhibit an unusual sequence composition that includes large numbers of potential glycosylation sites. Expression of one such protein has been shown restore the ability of a bacterium to form floc, a type of biofilm.) — translation MRLNRRLLAPAAIVVSLLLVGSALAPSFGRLADGSGMANVAVTAASPVKKEKTVRTGALPFSGRTSVRQRAAAGEFTRNEFGTDKDIVEDGSGFAENENLDPEFDNCRYADGSRYIGHGNVLNPHADTNECFEAEAIRYASLSMGDLVVSDAIVAGDFSIPDTTGEEWTGGDAAFTSLLNRQPLVRMTGFPPTTPTGGPGGFPPVLIGASDPVPVPGAAILFLSGLGFFGSRRLRKAR, via the coding sequence ATGCGTTTAAATCGTCGCCTCCTCGCCCCGGCCGCCATTGTCGTCTCATTGCTCCTGGTCGGCAGCGCGCTGGCCCCGAGCTTTGGGCGACTGGCCGATGGATCGGGCATGGCGAACGTGGCGGTGACAGCAGCGTCGCCGGTCAAGAAAGAGAAAACGGTGCGGACTGGCGCCCTGCCCTTCTCTGGCCGCACATCGGTTCGGCAGCGCGCTGCCGCCGGTGAGTTCACCCGCAACGAATTCGGTACCGACAAGGACATCGTCGAGGACGGCAGCGGCTTTGCCGAAAACGAGAACCTCGACCCTGAATTCGACAATTGCCGCTATGCCGATGGCTCCCGCTATATCGGCCACGGTAATGTGCTGAACCCGCACGCTGACACCAATGAATGCTTCGAAGCCGAGGCCATCCGCTATGCCAGCCTGTCGATGGGTGACCTCGTGGTCAGCGACGCCATCGTTGCAGGTGATTTCTCGATCCCTGATACCACGGGCGAAGAGTGGACCGGCGGTGATGCGGCCTTCACTTCCCTGCTTAATCGCCAGCCACTCGTCCGCATGACCGGCTTCCCGCCAACGACGCCCACTGGTGGTCCTGGTGGCTTCCCGCCAGTGCTGATCGGCGCGTCTGATCCAGTGCCGGTCCCCGGTGCAGCTATCCTTTTCCTGTCAGGCCTGGGGTTCTTCGGCTCACGCCGTCTGCGCAAGGCACGCTAA
- the nuoF gene encoding NADH-quinone oxidoreductase subunit NuoF, whose amino-acid sequence MLQDKDRIFTNLYGLQDPFLEGAKKRGAWNATKDMLDMGPEWVIQQIKDSGLRGRGGAGFPTGLKWSFMPKEVKDRPHYLVVNADESEPGTCKDREIMRHDPHLFIEGCLIASFAMKANACYIYIRGEYIFEREQLQKAIDEAYANKLIGPGNIHGWDFDLYLHHGAGAYICGEETALLESLEGKKGQPRLKPPFPAGAGLYGCPTTVNNVESIAVVGTILRRGAGWFKGFGRENNVGTKLFCISGHVNKPCNVEEEMSIPLKTLLERHCGGVRGGWDNLKAVIPGGSSVRCLPKSICDDVLMDFDALREHKSGLGTAAVIVMDKSTDMVKAIARIAHFYKHESCGQCTPCREGTGWMWRVLVRMSEGNAEMSEIDKLLDVAGQIEGHTICALGDAAAWPVQGLIQHFRHEIEEKITNYRSNKPHVQVIAAE is encoded by the coding sequence ATGCTGCAAGACAAAGACCGTATTTTCACGAACCTCTATGGCCTTCAGGACCCTTTCCTTGAGGGCGCGAAAAAGCGTGGGGCGTGGAATGCGACCAAGGACATGCTGGATATGGGCCCCGAATGGGTCATCCAGCAGATCAAGGATTCAGGGTTGCGCGGCCGGGGCGGCGCCGGCTTCCCCACGGGGCTCAAATGGTCTTTCATGCCCAAGGAAGTGAAGGACCGCCCGCACTACCTGGTCGTGAACGCCGATGAATCAGAGCCCGGGACCTGCAAGGACCGCGAGATCATGCGCCATGATCCGCACCTGTTTATCGAAGGCTGCCTGATCGCCAGCTTCGCGATGAAGGCGAACGCCTGCTACATCTATATCCGCGGCGAATATATCTTCGAGCGCGAGCAGCTGCAGAAGGCCATCGACGAGGCCTATGCCAACAAGCTGATCGGCCCGGGCAACATCCATGGCTGGGATTTTGATCTCTACCTTCACCATGGCGCCGGCGCCTATATCTGTGGTGAAGAGACCGCGCTGCTTGAAAGCCTTGAGGGCAAGAAGGGCCAGCCGCGCCTGAAGCCGCCATTCCCGGCGGGCGCTGGCCTTTATGGCTGTCCCACCACCGTGAACAATGTGGAATCGATCGCCGTTGTCGGCACGATCCTGCGGCGCGGCGCGGGGTGGTTCAAAGGCTTTGGGCGTGAGAACAATGTCGGCACCAAGCTGTTCTGCATCTCCGGCCATGTGAACAAGCCGTGTAACGTTGAAGAAGAAATGTCGATCCCGCTGAAAACCCTGCTTGAACGCCATTGCGGCGGCGTGCGCGGTGGCTGGGATAACCTCAAGGCGGTCATCCCCGGCGGATCGTCCGTGCGCTGTCTGCCCAAGTCCATCTGCGATGACGTGCTGATGGATTTTGACGCCCTGCGCGAACACAAATCGGGCCTTGGCACCGCGGCCGTGATCGTGATGGACAAGTCGACCGACATGGTCAAAGCGATTGCCCGTATCGCCCATTTCTACAAACACGAATCGTGTGGTCAGTGTACCCCATGCCGTGAGGGTACGGGCTGGATGTGGCGTGTCCTCGTCCGCATGTCCGAAGGCAATGCTGAAATGTCAGAGATCGACAAGCTACTCGACGTGGCCGGACAGATCGAAGGGCACACCATCTGCGCCCTTGGCGACGCCGCCGCCTGGCCGGTGCAGGGCCTGATCCAGCACTTCCGTCATGAGATCGAAGAGAAGATCACGAACTATCGGTCGAACAAACCGCATGTGCAGGTGATCGCGGCGGAGTAG
- a CDS encoding GNAT family N-acetyltransferase has product MKVTNATPADAADLAALGELTFAETFAHLYTAEDLAAYMAEAQTADWYTRAIADPDTGVWIIRDADGSAIGYGVAGRNTLPIEDHEPEAGEVKRLYLRQSAQGHGLGKRLLAHMLDWLDGRGYAPLYIGVYSDNPGAIRLYAAHGFSNVGEYHFMVGSHADREFILKREATS; this is encoded by the coding sequence GTGAAAGTCACCAACGCCACCCCCGCCGACGCTGCTGACCTTGCGGCTCTTGGCGAACTGACCTTTGCGGAAACCTTCGCCCATCTGTACACGGCGGAAGATCTCGCTGCCTATATGGCCGAGGCGCAGACGGCGGACTGGTACACTCGCGCCATTGCCGATCCTGACACCGGCGTCTGGATCATCCGCGATGCGGACGGTTCGGCCATCGGATATGGTGTGGCCGGACGCAACACCCTGCCGATTGAAGACCACGAGCCAGAGGCGGGGGAGGTCAAGCGCCTCTATCTGCGCCAGAGTGCGCAAGGCCATGGCTTGGGCAAAAGGCTGCTCGCGCATATGCTGGACTGGCTCGATGGTCGCGGCTATGCGCCGCTCTATATCGGTGTCTACTCGGACAATCCCGGCGCGATCCGCCTTTACGCCGCCCACGGATTTTCGAATGTCGGTGAGTATCATTTTATGGTGGGCAGTCATGCCGACCGCGAGTTCATCCTGAAACGAGAGGCCACGTCATGA
- a CDS encoding YciI family protein, with protein MTPLYMLIYDYVDDYLERREPVRPEHIALIREQYAAGLLTQAGAFGDGAPGAVIVFTTEAAAIAFPGRDPYVSSGVVSDWRVRQWNTVPLG; from the coding sequence ATGACGCCGCTGTACATGCTGATCTACGATTATGTGGACGATTATCTGGAACGGCGGGAGCCGGTCCGCCCGGAACATATCGCCCTAATCAGGGAGCAATACGCGGCCGGCCTCCTGACCCAGGCCGGGGCCTTTGGCGACGGCGCACCCGGCGCGGTCATTGTGTTCACCACCGAGGCGGCGGCCATCGCCTTTCCCGGTCGCGACCCATACGTCTCGTCCGGCGTCGTGTCGGACTGGCGGGTCCGCCAATGGAACACCGTGCCGCTGGGCTAG
- a CDS encoding DUF1272 domain-containing protein, with the protein MLDLRPNCEYCDKDLPPEAADAMICTYECTFCADCVGTHLKNVCPNCGGGFERRPIRPQAALRPGAGLGHDPASTTRVHLRRGRDEIQTFCEAHAATPPGER; encoded by the coding sequence ATGCTCGACCTTCGACCCAATTGCGAATATTGCGACAAAGACCTGCCCCCCGAGGCGGCGGATGCGATGATCTGCACCTATGAGTGCACCTTCTGCGCAGACTGTGTCGGGACGCATCTGAAAAACGTATGTCCCAATTGCGGTGGCGGGTTTGAGCGGCGGCCAATCCGGCCTCAAGCGGCGCTACGGCCAGGAGCCGGGCTCGGCCACGATCCGGCGTCGACCACCCGCGTGCATCTTCGCCGAGGGCGTGATGAAATCCAGACGTTCTGTGAGGCCCATGCCGCCACCCCGCCGGGTGAGCGATGA
- the ttcA gene encoding tRNA 2-thiocytidine(32) synthetase TtcA, whose product MSDDLALFRAAPDSVSFRKLRKRLARQTMEAITAYDMRPDGMRQRWLICLSGGKDSYGLLATLLDLRAQGRLDVDLLACNLDQGQPGFPKHVLPDFLTNIGVPHRIEYRDTYSTVMEKTAPGQTLCSMCSRLRRGNLYRIAREEGCDAVVLGHHRDDILETFFLNLFFGGRLEAMPPKLLNEEGDLLVLRPLSFCAEDDLEKFAQALNFPIIPCTLCGSQDGMQRQQVKAMLTEWERQSPGRRETMFRALQTARPGHLLDPTLFDFAGLRPGQS is encoded by the coding sequence ATGAGTGATGATCTGGCGCTGTTTCGGGCGGCGCCGGACAGCGTATCGTTCCGTAAGCTGCGCAAACGTCTGGCGCGTCAGACGATGGAGGCGATTACTGCCTACGATATGAGGCCTGACGGCATGCGGCAGCGTTGGCTGATCTGCCTGTCGGGCGGTAAAGACAGCTATGGTCTTCTCGCGACGCTGCTTGATCTGCGGGCGCAGGGGCGCCTCGATGTGGACCTGCTGGCCTGCAATCTTGATCAGGGGCAGCCCGGGTTTCCCAAACATGTGCTGCCGGACTTTCTGACCAATATCGGCGTGCCCCACCGGATCGAATATCGCGACACCTATTCGACGGTGATGGAAAAGACCGCCCCCGGACAGACGCTCTGCTCTATGTGCTCCCGTCTGCGGCGCGGCAACCTCTACCGCATCGCACGGGAAGAGGGCTGCGATGCCGTGGTTCTCGGCCATCATCGCGACGATATTCTGGAGACGTTCTTTCTCAATCTCTTTTTCGGCGGCCGGCTTGAGGCGATGCCGCCAAAGCTGCTGAATGAAGAAGGGGACCTTCTTGTGCTGCGGCCATTGAGCTTCTGCGCCGAAGATGATCTTGAAAAGTTTGCCCAAGCGCTCAACTTCCCCATCATTCCGTGCACCCTTTGTGGCAGCCAGGACGGGATGCAGCGTCAGCAGGTGAAAGCCATGCTGACGGAATGGGAGCGCCAGTCACCGGGACGGCGTGAAACCATGTTCCGGGCGCTACAGACGGCGCGGCCCGGCCATCTTCTGGACCCCACGCTGTTCGATTTTGCGGGACTGCGCCCCGGTCAGAGCTGA
- a CDS encoding FAD-dependent oxidoreductase produces MPPKEVNYTFDDKELEQLKAFGEVRSHQAGDILSEEGEACVDCLITLSGESHIFVGQAADKKRVGFMERGQFAGDLTVLTGQASLSRVIMGEDGDILHIAHSQFKRLLVENSHLSDVFVRVLTARREFGRQSQNGGIIVIGENQDRHDLSIRQLLDRHGIPHTALSARTDPLAQQMMSVRGLEKSDLPAVLRGTLDPLVKPSIEELSAAFGLDLLPDEATADVAVIGAGPAGLAASVYAASEGLDVVTLDAEAPGGQAGTSSKIENYLGFPSGVSGRELAERASIQAQKFGVRLASPVSVKALSRDDDAYCLTLGDDRHLRARAIVVATGAQYRRLPIEDLERFEGRGIHYGATPMEAQLCGQQSVAVIGAGNSAGQGAVFLSETAKEVHIVYRRADIRETMSEYLVRRLEELPNVHFHPSTELKALHGVDGADEEDDHLTAVTWENSEDGSEERCDTSFIFMFVGAVPCTDWLPDTMSCDENGFLKTGDDLKDEDLEKANWPLERAPTRYETSWPRIYAVGDVRTRSVKRVASAVGEGSVVVSDIHAALSETNQL; encoded by the coding sequence ATGCCGCCCAAAGAGGTCAACTATACTTTCGACGACAAGGAGCTCGAACAGCTCAAGGCTTTTGGCGAGGTGCGATCGCACCAGGCGGGCGACATTCTTTCCGAAGAAGGCGAGGCCTGTGTCGACTGCCTCATCACCCTTTCCGGAGAAAGCCACATTTTCGTTGGGCAGGCGGCGGACAAGAAACGGGTCGGGTTCATGGAGCGGGGCCAGTTCGCCGGTGACCTGACCGTTCTGACCGGCCAGGCGTCCCTGTCTCGCGTCATCATGGGCGAAGATGGCGATATCCTGCATATTGCCCATAGCCAGTTCAAACGCCTTCTCGTCGAAAATTCCCATCTGTCCGACGTGTTCGTCCGGGTCCTGACCGCGCGGCGGGAGTTCGGGCGGCAATCCCAGAATGGCGGCATCATCGTTATCGGTGAAAACCAGGACCGTCATGATCTGAGCATCCGGCAACTGCTCGATCGTCACGGTATTCCGCATACGGCCCTGTCCGCTCGCACTGACCCTCTGGCGCAGCAGATGATGTCCGTTCGCGGACTTGAAAAGTCGGACCTGCCTGCCGTACTGCGCGGCACGCTGGACCCCCTCGTCAAACCCAGCATCGAAGAATTGTCAGCGGCTTTCGGCCTCGACCTCCTTCCCGACGAAGCCACGGCGGATGTGGCCGTCATCGGCGCTGGGCCGGCTGGCCTCGCCGCATCGGTTTACGCAGCATCCGAAGGGCTCGACGTGGTCACGCTCGATGCCGAAGCGCCCGGCGGCCAGGCGGGCACTTCGTCGAAGATCGAAAACTATCTTGGCTTTCCCAGCGGGGTGTCCGGCCGTGAGCTGGCCGAGCGTGCCTCGATCCAGGCCCAGAAATTCGGTGTACGGCTCGCCTCCCCCGTCTCAGTCAAGGCGCTGTCGCGGGATGATGATGCCTATTGCCTGACGCTCGGTGATGACCGTCACCTGCGCGCCCGGGCCATTGTGGTTGCAACGGGAGCGCAGTACCGCCGCCTGCCGATCGAGGATCTCGAACGGTTCGAGGGCCGCGGCATCCATTATGGCGCGACGCCCATGGAGGCACAGCTCTGCGGCCAGCAATCGGTGGCGGTCATCGGTGCTGGCAATTCCGCCGGTCAGGGCGCGGTATTCCTGTCGGAGACGGCCAAAGAGGTGCACATTGTCTACCGGCGCGCGGACATTCGCGAAACGATGTCGGAATATCTGGTGCGCCGTCTTGAAGAACTGCCCAATGTCCATTTTCATCCGTCAACAGAACTCAAGGCCCTGCATGGTGTCGACGGTGCCGATGAAGAGGACGATCACCTGACCGCCGTCACATGGGAGAACAGCGAGGATGGCAGTGAGGAACGCTGCGACACCTCCTTCATCTTCATGTTTGTCGGCGCCGTACCCTGTACAGACTGGCTGCCCGACACCATGAGTTGTGACGAGAACGGTTTTTTGAAAACCGGTGACGATCTGAAGGACGAGGATCTCGAAAAAGCCAACTGGCCACTGGAAAGAGCACCAACACGCTATGAGACCAGCTGGCCCCGTATCTACGCCGTGGGCGATGTCCGCACACGGTCGGTCAAGCGGGTGGCCAGCGCTGTGGGCGAAGGATCTGTCGTGGTCAGCGATATTCACGCCGCCCTGTCGGAAACCAATCAGCTCTGA
- a CDS encoding winged helix-turn-helix domain-containing protein: MGIMAYLANAETATFSELKDKLEASQGNLSVQIRKLEEAEYLTVDKRIVGRKPLTTCRITKKGRDAFAAYLKALTNVLGLPPKD; the protein is encoded by the coding sequence ATGGGCATCATGGCCTATCTGGCCAATGCCGAAACGGCGACGTTCAGTGAGCTGAAAGACAAGCTGGAAGCGAGCCAGGGCAATCTGTCTGTCCAGATCCGCAAACTGGAAGAGGCAGAATATCTGACCGTCGACAAGCGGATCGTCGGGCGCAAGCCCCTCACCACCTGCCGCATCACCAAAAAAGGGCGGGACGCCTTCGCCGCCTATCTGAAAGCCCTGACCAACGTGCTCGGCCTGCCGCCGAAGGACTGA
- a CDS encoding acyltransferase family protein, producing the protein MTATTTERLHSLDFVRGSALLLGIVFHAGLSFYPSEIPTWIVMDAQRSEPIAWLGFVLHTFRMATFFLLAGYFGRMVYHRKGAGYFIRSRLKRIAAPLAIFLPLNLVAITVLLIWAMMRQYGLTMEQMPPSPPPTLETFPWTHLWFLYVLILAYIAMLVLRLPIAMLDRGGKVRAGVDGLLNTLTTSSLSPLLLALPVAIALYNQPGWNEWMGVPTPDTGVVPNTPAMVTYGLAFWLGWQLQRGTNALLPFKRFWPLFLVSGAGAIGICLYLVDGQPGAMPTLEGREKMIFAASYALAIWYLTFAFIGMAIAFFNGENRVTRYIADSSYWLYIIHLPIVLAMQIWIFDWNWSAEAKYAFILGTSVPAMLLSYHLLVRYSFIGNLLNGPRKRKA; encoded by the coding sequence ATGACAGCCACCACAACCGAACGACTTCATTCACTGGATTTTGTCAGGGGAAGCGCGCTGCTTCTTGGCATCGTCTTTCATGCCGGCTTGAGTTTTTATCCAAGCGAAATACCGACGTGGATTGTCATGGACGCTCAACGGTCAGAGCCCATTGCCTGGCTGGGTTTCGTCCTCCACACCTTCCGTATGGCGACGTTTTTCCTGCTGGCGGGCTATTTTGGCCGCATGGTCTATCACCGCAAAGGCGCCGGTTATTTCATCAGAAGCCGGCTGAAGCGGATCGCCGCGCCGCTGGCGATCTTTCTGCCGCTGAACCTCGTGGCCATTACCGTCCTGCTCATCTGGGCCATGATGCGCCAGTACGGCCTGACGATGGAGCAGATGCCGCCATCGCCTCCACCGACGCTTGAGACCTTTCCATGGACGCATCTTTGGTTTCTGTACGTCCTGATTCTGGCGTACATCGCTATGCTGGTCCTGCGTCTGCCGATTGCGATGCTGGACCGAGGCGGCAAAGTACGCGCCGGTGTAGATGGGCTGCTGAACACGCTAACGACATCAAGCCTCAGCCCGCTCCTGCTGGCGCTGCCGGTGGCGATTGCCCTTTATAATCAACCGGGCTGGAATGAATGGATGGGTGTCCCCACGCCGGATACGGGCGTCGTGCCAAACACACCGGCCATGGTCACCTACGGTCTTGCGTTCTGGCTTGGCTGGCAGCTGCAACGGGGCACAAATGCGCTCCTGCCCTTCAAACGCTTCTGGCCCCTGTTTCTGGTGTCGGGTGCCGGTGCGATCGGTATCTGCCTGTACCTCGTCGACGGTCAGCCTGGCGCCATGCCCACTCTTGAAGGCCGGGAGAAAATGATCTTTGCGGCGTCCTACGCCCTTGCCATCTGGTACCTGACATTCGCGTTCATCGGCATGGCCATCGCGTTTTTCAATGGCGAGAACCGCGTGACCCGGTATATCGCGGACTCATCGTACTGGCTCTATATCATCCACCTGCCTATCGTTCTGGCGATGCAGATCTGGATCTTTGACTGGAACTGGTCCGCTGAAGCGAAATATGCCTTTATCCTCGGCACCTCGGTCCCGGCGATGCTGCTGAGCTATCACCTTCTGGTGCGCTACAGCTTCATCGGCAATCTGTTGAACGGGCCACGCAAGCGCAAGGCGTAA
- a CDS encoding VPLPA-CTERM sorting domain-containing protein encodes MQRAFFCALVLGITFLTAQASAAPMRWYLNNFVYDDGGTAFGYFDYDILANKFTTVNVTTTAGRVFNGATYSYAVPIYTVPNQLYFVTSASGDLTGTPVFASILEADMAFSGDAVSVELLYLFYEGICQSPSCGSDFTIQRQLVSGYISTNPVPLPAALPLFLIGLATVLSTARRRRT; translated from the coding sequence ATGCAACGCGCCTTTTTTTGTGCGCTGGTGCTCGGTATCACATTCCTGACCGCGCAGGCCAGTGCCGCACCGATGCGGTGGTACCTCAACAATTTCGTCTACGATGATGGAGGGACGGCCTTTGGCTATTTCGATTACGACATCCTCGCCAATAAATTCACGACTGTGAACGTGACAACGACGGCTGGTCGCGTGTTTAATGGCGCGACATACAGCTATGCCGTGCCAATCTATACGGTGCCCAATCAGCTCTATTTCGTCACCTCGGCATCGGGCGACCTCACCGGCACGCCCGTTTTCGCCAGTATTCTCGAGGCCGACATGGCGTTCAGCGGCGATGCGGTCAGTGTGGAGCTGCTCTATCTTTTCTATGAAGGGATCTGTCAGTCGCCATCCTGCGGCAGCGACTTCACCATCCAGCGCCAGCTTGTGTCAGGCTATATTTCTACCAATCCAGTCCCTCTGCCCGCCGCCCTGCCGCTATTTCTGATAGGACTTGCGACCGTTCTGTCGACTGCACGGCGTCGCAGAACATAG